The genomic stretch TCATTGTCTAGACTTCAAAAGTTTAAGAGATAGAAAAATTTGAGTTATGAAAAATATAGTTTTAGCAGGAGTGATCTCAATATTTACATTGACCGCCTGTAAGAAAGATGATAATAAAGTTGCTGAAAAAACATTAGAACAGCAGAAACTGGAGTTTCAGGCAAGACAGCTTGATATCGAAAAGCAAAAGTTGGCAATCGAGAGAGAAAGATTTGCCTACGAGGCACAAAAGAAAAGCGATAGTATAGCTGAAGTTGAAAAAGCTAAAACAGCAGCTGCCGCAAAACCTCAGGTAATCAAAGAAACCAAAACAATATACAGAGATGCGCCTTCTTCTAATAATGGAAGCCAGGCAAGCAACTCTTCATCACAAGGAACTACAACAGCTAAGAAAAAAGGGATAAGTGAAGCTGCAAAAGGTACCGCAATTGGTGTAGTAAGTGGTGCTGCTCTGGGAGCAATTGTTAATAAGAAAAACCGTGGTGGTGGTGCCGTAGTTGGTGGTATTATCGGGGGTGCAACAGGATATACTTTAGGTAGATCACAAGATAGAAAAAGTGGTCGTGTACAACCCAAATAATTAAATATTTTCAAAAACATGAAAGATTGCTTATTTTTAGGCAATCTTTTTTTATGCTATTAATCCTATTCTCCGCAATTTTTCTAATCACAACTTTAATGGGCTGGGGTAAACTGGCTGAAATTATAGTTGGGAAAAATCTATCCGGAATCTCAGGGAAAACCTTAACCGGGATCTTCTCGATCGGCTTAATTTTCACGGTCTTATCATTTTTTGTTCCGCTGAATTTATACGTTGAAATGCCTGCAATTCTAATCGGGATTTTTTACTTTTTTAAAGACAAACTTTATACAAATTGTTTTAAAATTTCAAAAAGAGATTCCATCGTTTTGGGTGTTTTAGTAATATTGATCTTGTTTTCAGGCTCTTTTTATCCTTTTATTGCAGACCATTTCGGATATTATGTTCCTACAATAAAATGGCTCACAGAATATGGCTTGGTTAAAGGTATTTCAAATCTCGATCTGGTACTGGGACAGATGTCGGTTTGGCATATTATACAGGCAGGGTTCAGTAATTTTGCAGATCCTTTTCTTAAGCTTAATGCCGTTTTATTGATTATATACGGAATGTATATTGTCGAGAATAAAAGCTGGGTTCAAATTATTTTCATTCCCATTTTACTTGTTTTTTCACAATCGCCAAGCCCGGATCTTCCCGCAATTGTATTTTCTCTGATTATTTTAAATGAAATTTTATCCGGAAACAAAAACCTTTCTTTTTTATTCGCATTTTCTGTTTTTACTTTCTCAATTAAACCAACCGTGATCTGGTTGCCGCTTTTCGTACTGCTCTATTCTATTTTCATTTCTAAATTTCAGTATAAAAAACTTATCTTCGGATCATTGGTTTTTCTTCTATTTATCATAAAAAATATTTGGACATTTGGGTATCCTGTTTTTCCTTTTACGATATTTGATTTAGGAATTTCCTGGAAACCCAATCCGGAACTTTTAAAAGCATCATCACAATTTGCCAAAGTAAAAACTTTTGATGAGCAGTATTCTTATGCCGAAATTTTAAAATTCTCATGGCTTGATTATATTAAAAACTGGCTTTTTCTGGACGGAATCAAATCAGTTATCAACATTTCTTTCGTTACAAGTTTAATAGGATTCACTGTGTTTTCTATTATTAAAAGAAAAAAAATCATCAGTTTAATTTGTATTTCAATATTGATTAAAAGCATTTTGGTATTACTTTTTTCTGCACAATACCGTTTCTTCATCGATGTATTTTTCGTTATGTTTTTCGTAGTCTTTTTCGAAAGTTTAAATAAGAAATATGCGCTTTTAATTGGTTCGGGTTTAGCTATAATTTTTGTAAGTCTTTTTTCCTATCCAAAAATCGTTCAGCACTTCATCCCAAGTTTTAGATTGGGTAGAAACTTAACTCAATTCGAAGTAAAACAGGTTTTAAAGCCTTCTTACTATATCTATAATCAATACAATTCTTTTAAAATTGGTGATCTTAAATTTAACGTTTCAAAAAGATATCCTTTCAGTTTTGACACTCCTATTCCTGCAATCTCCGAAAGCTATATTATTGATTATCAAAAAGAAATGTTTTTCCCACAACTCATTGATAAAAAGAACCTGAAAAAGGGTTTTATCTGGAAGAAGCTTAATATTAAAGAAAAAAAGGAAGTCGACAAAACAATCGAAATCATCAAAAAGAGTTATCAGTAAACCAATTGCCAAAGGCTTTATTATCTGAATAAAAAACGGTAATTTTGTAGTATGTTCAATACTTTAGGTAATCTTCTCAGCCTTACCACATTTGGCGAGAGTCACGGCGCAGCTTACGGCGGAATCATCAATAATTTCCCGGCAGGTCTGGAAGTCGATTTCGAAAAAATTCAATATGAGCTGGATCGCAGAAAACCCGGTCAATCAGCAATCGTTACCCAACGAAAAGAAAGTGATACCGTACAATTTCTTTCCGGAATTTTCGATGGTAAAACCACGGGAACTCCAATTGGCTTTTTGATCGAAAATGAAAATCAGAAATCAAAAGATTATGATCATATTGCGACTT from Chryseobacterium indoltheticum encodes the following:
- a CDS encoding glycine zipper domain-containing protein; amino-acid sequence: MKNIVLAGVISIFTLTACKKDDNKVAEKTLEQQKLEFQARQLDIEKQKLAIERERFAYEAQKKSDSIAEVEKAKTAAAAKPQVIKETKTIYRDAPSSNNGSQASNSSSQGTTTAKKKGISEAAKGTAIGVVSGAALGAIVNKKNRGGGAVVGGIIGGATGYTLGRSQDRKSGRVQPK
- a CDS encoding LIC_10190 family membrane protein is translated as MGWGKLAEIIVGKNLSGISGKTLTGIFSIGLIFTVLSFFVPLNLYVEMPAILIGIFYFFKDKLYTNCFKISKRDSIVLGVLVILILFSGSFYPFIADHFGYYVPTIKWLTEYGLVKGISNLDLVLGQMSVWHIIQAGFSNFADPFLKLNAVLLIIYGMYIVENKSWVQIIFIPILLVFSQSPSPDLPAIVFSLIILNEILSGNKNLSFLFAFSVFTFSIKPTVIWLPLFVLLYSIFISKFQYKKLIFGSLVFLLFIIKNIWTFGYPVFPFTIFDLGISWKPNPELLKASSQFAKVKTFDEQYSYAEILKFSWLDYIKNWLFLDGIKSVINISFVTSLIGFTVFSIIKRKKIISLICISILIKSILVLLFSAQYRFFIDVFFVMFFVVFFESLNKKYALLIGSGLAIIFVSLFSYPKIVQHFIPSFRLGRNLTQFEVKQVLKPSYYIYNQYNSFKIGDLKFNVSKRYPFSFDTPIPAISESYIIDYQKEMFFPQLIDKKNLKKGFIWKKLNIKEKKEVDKTIEIIKKSYQ